The Anticarsia gemmatalis isolate Benzon Research Colony breed Stoneville strain chromosome 1, ilAntGemm2 primary, whole genome shotgun sequence sequence GGGGCAACCAGGAAGACTACCAGTTGGTGCGTAAGCTTGGGCGCGGAAAGTACAGTGAAGTATTTGAGGCAATAAATATCACAAATAATGAGAAGTGTGTagttaaaatattgaaggtgAGTCATATTGCTTACTTGTTTGTTAGATATCATGGCAATGAGCATTAAGCAGGCCACATTGTTTACACAGTACTACTTGTACATTTGGTACTACAGCTATGAAGATCTTATGTTTTGTATGAATCATTTTTTCAGCCTGTCAAAAAGAAGAAGATTAAAAgagagataaaaatattagaaaacttAAGAGGAGgcacaaatataattactttacaaGCTGTAGTCAAAGATCCGGTTTCTCGTACTCCAGCACTCATTTTTGAACATGTGAACAATACTGATTTTAAACAGCTGTACCAGACTTTGTCAGATTATGATATAAGGTAGTACTTTTGACATGTTTTGATATCAATACGTCATCCTTAAGAATTTTTTACCAATTTGCAACTATTTACTTTcagatattatttgtatgaactGCTGAAGGCATTAGATTATTGCCACAGTATGGGCATCATGCATAGAGATGTGAAGCCTCATAATGTGATGATTGACCATGATCACAGAAAGCTACGTCTTATTGACTGGGGGCTAGCTGAGTTCTACCACCCAGGACAAGATTATAATGTTCGTGTTGCTTCTAGATATTTTAAGGTAAGACATTGCacgattattttttgttaggtttTCTTCAAATATAACATTGGAATTATTATGCATGTTTACTATgctttgtaaatattacatttgtagtgtttttatacaaacaactgttatacttatttcttaacccaaagaaattaaaaatatacagtattTAATTCTGACTATATtctatacttaaaataatatacttttatgcTGTAACCTCATCTTGTCTGAATGTTGagtctattaatattatattagttttattttccttttattctATATTTCTATAAGTGCCTTattatgaacatatttttttagttgaGTTTGATTGTTATGTTTAATGCAATatcaaataatgtttaattctaGGGTCCAGAGCTCTTGGTGGATTATCAAATGTATGACTACTCTTTGGA is a genomic window containing:
- the CkIIalpha gene encoding casein kinase II subunit alpha isoform X3; amino-acid sequence: MAVPSRARVYADVNSQRPREYWDYESYVVDWGNQEDYQLVRKLGRGKYSEVFEAINITNNEKCVVKILKPVKKKKIKREIKILENLRGGTNIITLQAVVKDPVSRTPALIFEHVNNTDFKQLYQTLSDYDIRYYLYELLKALDYCHSMGIMHRDVKPHNVMIDHDHRKLRLIDWGLAEFYHPGQDYNVRVASRYFKGPELLVDYQMYDYSLDMWSLGCMLASMIFRKEPFFHGHDNYDQLVRIAKVLGTEELFEYLDKYHIELDPRFNDILGRHSRKRWERFVHSENQHLVSPEALDFLDRLLRYDHYERYTAREAMDHPYFYPIVKEQGRMVSSNSPTPNALQGPINTPE